In Trichoderma atroviride chromosome 2, complete sequence, one DNA window encodes the following:
- a CDS encoding uncharacterized protein (EggNog:ENOG41), with protein sequence MSDTSPNGPGTGVHRRSSITQAALSNLFSRGPSNAPAGPPFPNGNGNGNADAQRRRLSITTIGLSGTSPTDTSSSFMRRGSMSTNSNSDSINENAIEDEEFGGPRTAPTTPFARHMSFGGNAAMRNFRNGSSPGNDQYGFNWSEQLRSRAESSVTGTRPSFSFQGTGSHSPPRAMPNHDRSKSISDMPQPPVQASTVKPKQPERPKPDAFQERILKGDFYMD encoded by the exons ATGTCTGATACTTCTCCCAACGGACCCGGCACCGGCGTCCACCGCCGCAGCTCAATCACACAGGCTGCCTTGTCCAATCTGTTCTCTCGAGGCCCTTCAAACGCTCCGGCTGGTCCCCCGTTCcccaacggcaacggcaacggcaatgcCGATGCGCAGAGACGCCGCTTGTCAATCACCACCATTGGACTCTCCGGCACGTCACCCACGGAtacctcctcttccttcatgCGACGCGGCAGCATGTCCACCAACTCGAATTCGGACTCCATCAACGAAAACGCCATtgaggatgaagagtttGGCGGCCCTAGAACGGCCCCGACCACGCCCTTTGCCCGGCACATGAGCTTTGGAGGCAATGCTGCCATGCGAAACTTCCGCAACGGGAGCAGCCCTGGAAATG ACCAGTATGGCTTCAATTGGTCCGAACAGCTTAGATCCCGCGCCGAGAGCTCCGTCACCGGAACCCGcccctccttttctttccaagGCACCGGCTCCCATTCTCCTCCGAGAGCCATGCCCAACCATGACCGCTCAAAGTCCATTTCCGACATGCCACAGCCTCCCGTACAGGCGTCCACTGTCAAGcccaagcagccagagcGCCCCAAGCCCGATGCTTTCCAAGAGAGAATTCTCAAGGGCGACTTTTACATGGACTGA
- a CDS encoding uncharacterized protein (EggNog:ENOG41~TransMembrane:1 (o638-656i)) → MDLDPRLRPGGDGGELGSSTATRVVSNASSAVDQQLQAAARRGSGRDNADTPSTVGSTPGQHHQFDYADAGGGGGGSVAAGSSIGGDADGNGDGKKSRACEACRGLKVKCEPDPVEGEPCKRCRKAGRSCVVTAPTRKRQKKTDSRVSELEKKIDALTASLHARAGAPGTSAAGQQQHQQQHQHQHQHQAEAVGSVYPSSWSSAATAGTAAAGGGGAGVARTWGGMAGGMAASPMMQTASTPPTRTPQDESSAFQPPIVMAGQKRKATDRDSVSEDPKAMTPSVSWSGFSRPTEGDIVDRGIITMEQAAGLFNKYKEHMVRHLPAVVFPHSATVMELRKTKPTLFLAIMAAATGENHSIQRVLQKELMQLFAEKVIVTGEKNLELVQAIHVAVIWYWPPEHFEELKFYQLVHMAAVMAIDIGLGRKNTSKRGPPPFRRNPPPDPSSIECRRTWLTCFFLALNTSMSLHRPNLIRWTPFMTESLEILESSPDAAPTDKYFSHLVWTHRLAEEVGEQFSLDDPSSLVNITDARTQYALRALERDLDKYIASVAKNMMQPTLRLNFNVVNLYMHEMALHSETLSDQWRPPFNTEALKDGIVNSEPLSAAHINALSACLTAIDGILNTFLSMDVLSIRCLPVFNFMRVAYAVVILIKMYFSASSPGSEMGRVIHKDNMRVEYYLETLLDKFRATAADNKCRPAAKFLVVLAMLRSWFFKQGKGEGMATSSDDGSGAAAANTSTTPNTAALSTASPQQRQYSAQGTQQQQQLQQQLQQQQQLQQQHQQPAANTPLQLLSEVATTGRDASSATHIFANLSGTGRSIQQPFFHDSVSSTGTPPTSSTANSSSMPQMPPGPSPASTDLDSAMAPAFPPWMSVTQPMVPNELDMGSMPANFDIEGLNLAAADLQDVYESGAKIVMNEPWFMDAFQGLPDPNLFPF, encoded by the exons ATGGACCTCGATCCACGGCTGCGACCCGGTGGCGATGGAGGAGAGCTGGGCTCCTCCACCGCGACTAGGGTCGTGAGCAATGCGTCGTCGGCCGTcgaccagcagctccaagcagCGGCGCGCCGTGGCAGCGGTCGAGATAACGCCGACACGCCGTCGACCGTGGGCAGCACGCCGGGCCAGCATCACCAGTTCGACTACGCGGatgccggcggcggaggcggcggttCGGTGGCGGCCGGAAGCTCCATCGGCGGCGACGCTGATGGAAACGGCGACGGCAAGAAGTCGCGGGCGTGCGAGGCCTGTCGAGGACTCAAGGTCAAGTGCGAGCCCGATCCCGTCGAGGGCGAGCCGTGCAAGCGGTGCAGAAAGGCCGGCCGGAGCTGCGTCGTCACGGCGCCGACCAGGAAgcggcagaagaagacggacaGCCGCGTGtcggagctggagaagaagattgacgcCCTGACGGCGAGCTTGCATGCGCGGGCGGGTGCTCCAGGCACGTCTGCCGCtggacagcaacagcaccaacaacagcaccagcaccagcatcaacaccagGCTGAAGCAGTCGGTAGCGTATATCCTTCAAGCTGGAGCAGTGCAGCAACGGCagggacagcagcagcaggaggaggaggagctggcgtAGCGAGGACGTGGGGAGGCATGGCGGGAGGCATGGCGGCATCACCGATGATGCAGACGGCATCGACTCCGCCAACACGGACGCCCCAGGACGAGTCATCAGCGTTCCAGCCGCCGATTGTCATGGCtgggcagaagagaaaggccaCGGATCGAGACAGCGTCAGCGAGGACCCCAAAGCCATGACGCCGTCAGTGAGCTGGTCGGGCTTCTCCAGGCCTACCGAAGGCGACATTGTCGACCGCGGCATCATTACGATGGAACAGGCCGCGGGGCTGTTCAACAAGTACAAGGAGCACATGGTGAGACACCTGCCGGCTGTTGTGTTCCCACATAGTGCGACGGTCATGGAGCTGCGCAAGACGAAGCCAACGCTGTTTctggccatcatggccgccgCCACGGGCGAGAACCACTCGATCCAGCGAGTCTTGCAAAAGGAGCTGATGCAGCTCTTTGCCGAAAAGGTCATTGTCACGGGCGAGAAGAACCTGGAGCTGGTGCAGGCGATCCACGTCGCCGTCATCTGGTACTGGCCGCCGGAGCACTTTGAGGAGCTCAAGTTCTATCAGCTCGTCCACATGGCCGCCGTCATGGCCATTGACATTGGCCTCGGAAGGAAAAACACGTCGAAACGCgggccgccgccttttcgCCGCAATCCGCCTCCCGATCCTTCCAGCATCGAGTGCCGCCGGACGTGGCTGACCTGCTTCTTCCTGGCCTTGAATACGTCCATGTCGTTGCACCGGCCAAACCTGATTCGATGGACGCCCTTTATGACGGAGAGCTTGGAGATACTAGAGTCGTCGCCCGATGCCGCGCCGACGGACAAGTACTTCTCTCACTTGGTGTGGACTCATCGTCTGGCGGAGGAGGTTGGCGAGCAGTTTTCCCTAGATGACCCGTCGAGCTTGGTCAACATTACAGATGCAAGGACGCAGTATGCGTTGAGAGCCCTGGAGCGGGATCTCGACAAGTACATTGCGTCGGTTGCCAAGAACATGATGCAGC CTACTCTGCGTCTTAATTTCAATGTAGTCAATCTCTATATGCACGAAATGGCTCTCCACTCGGAGACACTGTCTGACCAGTGGCGGCCGCCTTTCAACACAGAAGCCCTTAAAGATGGCATTGTCAATTCCGAGCCCCTTTCGGCCGCACATATCAATGCGCTTTCGGCGTGCCTGACAGCAATTGACGGTATTCTCAACACATTTTTGTCCATGGACGTCCTCAGCATTCGCTGCCTGCCTGTGTTTAATTTCATGCGAGTGGCATACGCTGTCGTCATTTTGATCAAGATGTACTTTTCAGCTTCGAGCCCAGGCTCAGAAATGGGCAGGGTTATCCATAAAGACAACATGCGTGTTGAATACTACCTCGAAACTTTGCTTGACAAGTTTCGAGCTACAGCGGCAGACAACAAGTGTCGCCCTGCGGCCAAGTTCCTCGTTGTGCTGGCTATGCTTCGCAGCTGGTTCTTTAAGCAGGGCAAGGGAGAGGGCATGGCGACTTCTTCTGACGATGGcagcggtgctgctgctgctaatacCAGTACTACCCCCAACACCGCCGCTCTTTCTACTGCTTCGCCGCAACAGAGGCAGTATTCGGCCCAAGGGacacaacagcaacaacagttACAACAGCAactacagcagcagcagcaattacagcagcaacaccaacaaccaGCCGCCAACACTCCCCTCCAGCTGCTCTCCGAAGTTGCAACTACAGGAAGagacgccagcagcgccactCACATCTTTGCCAACCTCAGCGGCACCGGCCGGTCGATCCAGCAACCATTCTTCCACGATTCCGTCTCCTCGACCGGCACCCCTCCCACATCATCCACCGCGAATTCCTCCTCCATGCCTCAAATGCCGCCGGGCCCTTCTCCCGCATCCACAGACCTCGACTCCGCCATGGCGCCTGCGTTCCCGCCCTGGATGTCCGTCACGCAGCCCATGGTGCCCAACGAGCTGGACATGGGATCCATGCCTGCGAATTTCGACATTGAGGGCTTGAATCTTGCTGCGGCGGATCTCCAGGACGTATATGAGAGTGGGGCCAAGATTGTCATGAACGAGCCTTGGTTCATGGATGCGTTCCAGGGACTCCCTGATCCcaatcttttccctttttaa